In Mycoplasmopsis cynos, the following are encoded in one genomic region:
- a CDS encoding DpnII family type II restriction endonuclease — MENNSDIVKIFVDSLLTTNRGYSFFVNWNNIKEATENSIELHAMDSLIKCNDFKTKFYELLDKLPEVITTFPLLFALSKAERDKLKRGKMELEIADHIKGVCEKFKFDIEKAKKRLDDDEKEQYYNFFVNMGLKNLFDSIIEKSVTDYVIGVLVGLDSNGRKNRSGTAFEDLCEKVISPICSENEITLLIQKQFKVLEEYGIKVDEDIANRKADFILIKDKVVLNIEANYYFAAGSKPEEIVDSYINRNSDLNNNKINFALITDGNCWDNEDKNQLNKAFRYISLMNYKMAESGYLKSRIKEIFDLK, encoded by the coding sequence ATGGAAAATAATAGTGATATAGTTAAAATATTTGTTGATAGTTTATTAACTACTAACAGAGGATATAGTTTTTTTGTAAATTGGAATAATATAAAAGAAGCGACAGAAAACAGTATTGAATTGCATGCTATGGATTCTTTAATTAAATGCAATGATTTTAAAACAAAATTTTATGAATTACTTGATAAATTACCAGAGGTAATAACAACATTCCCTTTGCTATTTGCTTTAAGTAAAGCAGAAAGAGATAAGTTGAAAAGAGGGAAAATGGAATTGGAGATAGCAGACCATATAAAAGGTGTTTGTGAAAAGTTTAAATTTGATATAGAAAAGGCAAAAAAAAGATTAGATGATGACGAAAAAGAACAATACTATAATTTTTTTGTTAATATGGGTTTGAAAAATTTATTTGATAGCATTATTGAAAAAAGTGTTACAGATTATGTGATAGGAGTATTGGTTGGTTTAGATTCTAATGGTAGAAAAAATAGAAGTGGTACTGCATTTGAAGATTTATGCGAAAAGGTGATTTCACCTATTTGTAGCGAAAATGAAATTACGCTTCTTATTCAAAAACAATTTAAAGTGTTGGAAGAGTATGGAATTAAAGTGGATGAAGATATTGCTAATAGAAAAGCAGATTTTATTTTGATTAAAGATAAAGTTGTTTTAAACATTGAAGCAAACTATTATTTTGCTGCAGGGTCTAAACCAGAGGAAATAGTTGATAGTTATATTAACAGAAATAGCGACTTAAATAATAACAAAATAAATTTTGCATTAATTACTGATGGCAATTGTTGGGATAACGAAGATAAAAATCAATTAAATAAAGCATTTAGGTATATATCTTTAATGAATTATAAAATGGCTGAAAGTGGATATTTAAAATCTAGAATAAAAGAAATTTTTGATTTAAAATAA